The Rhineura floridana isolate rRhiFlo1 chromosome 15, rRhiFlo1.hap2, whole genome shotgun sequence genome window below encodes:
- the NKPD1 gene encoding NTPase KAP family P-loop domain-containing protein 1 isoform X1 yields the protein MHSEAQKTKMEENTKDSIHLGTLVGDPPPAPVVMGCSNDEITRLHHSDEPPEAGSLYSREGAYFSNAEHHSMKDILTEDEIYCCSLSKTLCHTSTPVTVGFYSPCGTRLHSLLDQIAECMHKESIRREESEYQRTHERPRLPVGWNYLTLLWYLVFYEPVITEVHLRRKNIDFIFLRFSAWQYAGSDKLWAGLVTTLCDHIRHYFGPLPLSFYHVMGSKPQFASGFSQNEWRVKKKVGYTAGGLAAALAGGVALATTAYFVPGLRDGSVLQILGTAIAGVSTSGALLTIAPIIKHLIISQKKKIESMTNNEKFSSHLGFMSSVKKEIEILTNFVYYMEIFERRRLRIVFEITSLDMCYPERTIGVLNAINTLLSDINAPFIFILVVDPCIIASCLEHAGCMKGMADNGYLYLNRTVTLPFSIPEIGLRSKMRFLHEAFQSREDLMYRIITRNVEEGVKKAKGNEVALADMEASTEVDQHQIDAQAVQYIHEAFHCLHDELDSLYKYIPDSIVQMRRIVNTIPITIRLMTQQHILRYTICPRSVAAWIVLANQWPCRLSWMLQCMEDRLQNLPTQDYEKEPMWHVFTENCKELFSQHEELHNFMALDNDPELFQKFLSCDFPFSVQDGRKYLKHTVNLDHSIRHKMGQLRSLSSLEKDYSKDEANSRTV from the exons GATTCCATCCACCTGGGAACTCTGGTAGGTGATCCTCCTCCGGCGCCAGTGGTGATGGGTTGCTCTAATGATGAGATCACGAGGTTACATCACTCTGACGAGCCTCCTGAAGCGGGGTCCCTGTACTCCAGAGAGGGTGCCTACTTCTCAAATGCAGAACACCACTCCATGAAAG ATATCCTGACGGAAGATGAGATTTACTGCTGCTCCCTTTCCAAGACGCTGTGCCACACCTCCACGCCAGTCACTGTGGGCTTCTACTCGCCCTGTGGAACCCGCCTCCACTCACTGCTTGATCAAATTGCAG AATGCATGCACAAGGAATCCATCCGGAGAGAGGAAAGTGAGTACCAGAGGACTCATGAGAGGCCCCGGCTGCCAGTAGGATGGAACTACCTCACCCTCCTGTGGTACCTGGTCTTCTACGAACCAGTCATCACAGAGGTCCACCTCAGAAGGAAGAACATAGACTTCATCTTCCTAAGATTCAGCGCCTGGCAATATGCCGGCAGTGACAAGCTGTGGGCTGGGCTGGTCACCACCTTGTGCGACCACATCCGCCACTACTTTGGGCCTCTGCCTCTGAGCTTCTACCATGTGATGGGGAGCAAGCCGCAATTCGCCTCTGGATTCAGTCAGAACGAGTGGAGGGTCAAAAAGAAAGTCGGCTATACAGCCGGAGGACTTGCAGCTGCCTTGGCAGGCGGTGTGGCCCTGGCCACGACTGCATACTTTGTGCCAGGGTTAAGGGATGGCAGTGTCTTGCAGATTCTTGGCACTGCCATCGCTGGTGTTTCTACTTCAGGGGCCCTCCTGACCATTGCTCCAATCATTAAGCACCTGATCATCAGCCAGAAGAAGAAGATAGAGAGTATGACCAATAATGAGAAGTTCTCCAGCCACCTGGGTTTCATGAGCTCAGTGAAGAAAGAAATTGAAATCCTGACCAACTTTGTGTATTACATGGAGATCTTTGAGCGGCGGCGGCTGAGGATCGTTTTTGAGATTACTAGCTTGGACATGTGCTACCCAGAAAGGACAATAGGGGTTCTGAATGCTATCAACACATTGCTTTCAGACATCAACGCCCCGTTCATCTTCATTCTGGTCGTGGACCCTTGCATCATTGCCTCTTGCTTAGAGCATGCCGGCTGCATGAAGGGAATGGCTGACAATGGCTACCTCTACCTCAACCGCACCGTGACGTTGCCTTTCTCCATCCCAGAAATTGGCCTCAGGTCAAAGATGCGGTTTTTGCACGAGGCTTTCCAAAGCCGGGAAGACCTGATGTACAGGATCATCACCAGAAACGTGGAAGAGGGAGTCAAAAAGGCCAAAGGTAATGAAGTGGCCTTGGCAGACATGGAGGCATCAACAGAGGTGGATCAGCACCAGATCGACGCTCAGGCTGTGCAATACATCCATGAAGCTTTCCACTGCTTGCACGACGAGTTAGACAGCCTTTACAAGTACATCCCAGACAGTATTGTCCAGATGAGGAGGATCGTCAACACCATCCCCATCACTATCAGGCTTATGACCCAGCAGCACATCTTAAGGTACACCATCTGTCCCCGGTCAGTGGCGGCCTGGATTGTCTTGGCTAACCAGTGGCCATGCCGTTtgagttggatgctgcagtgCATGGAAGACAGGCTCCAGAACCTGCCAACCCAGGACTACGAGAAGGAGCCGATGTGGCACGTCTTCACGGAGAATTGCAAGGAACTCTTCTCCCAACACGAAGAACTTCATAACTTCATGGCCTTGGACAATGACCCAGAACTCTTCCAGAAGTTCTTGTCTTGCGACTTCCCTTTCAGTGTGCAGGATGGGAGGAAATACCTGAAGCACACAGTCAACTTGGACCACTCCATCAGGCATAAGATGGGGCAGCTGCGGTCACTGTCGTCCCTGGAAAAGGACTACAGCAAAGATGAGGCTAACTCCAGAACGGTGTAA
- the NKPD1 gene encoding NTPase KAP family P-loop domain-containing protein 1 isoform X2, which yields MQYTITCFPAVQDSIHLGTLVGDPPPAPVVMGCSNDEITRLHHSDEPPEAGSLYSREGAYFSNAEHHSMKDILTEDEIYCCSLSKTLCHTSTPVTVGFYSPCGTRLHSLLDQIAECMHKESIRREESEYQRTHERPRLPVGWNYLTLLWYLVFYEPVITEVHLRRKNIDFIFLRFSAWQYAGSDKLWAGLVTTLCDHIRHYFGPLPLSFYHVMGSKPQFASGFSQNEWRVKKKVGYTAGGLAAALAGGVALATTAYFVPGLRDGSVLQILGTAIAGVSTSGALLTIAPIIKHLIISQKKKIESMTNNEKFSSHLGFMSSVKKEIEILTNFVYYMEIFERRRLRIVFEITSLDMCYPERTIGVLNAINTLLSDINAPFIFILVVDPCIIASCLEHAGCMKGMADNGYLYLNRTVTLPFSIPEIGLRSKMRFLHEAFQSREDLMYRIITRNVEEGVKKAKGNEVALADMEASTEVDQHQIDAQAVQYIHEAFHCLHDELDSLYKYIPDSIVQMRRIVNTIPITIRLMTQQHILRYTICPRSVAAWIVLANQWPCRLSWMLQCMEDRLQNLPTQDYEKEPMWHVFTENCKELFSQHEELHNFMALDNDPELFQKFLSCDFPFSVQDGRKYLKHTVNLDHSIRHKMGQLRSLSSLEKDYSKDEANSRTV from the exons GATTCCATCCACCTGGGAACTCTGGTAGGTGATCCTCCTCCGGCGCCAGTGGTGATGGGTTGCTCTAATGATGAGATCACGAGGTTACATCACTCTGACGAGCCTCCTGAAGCGGGGTCCCTGTACTCCAGAGAGGGTGCCTACTTCTCAAATGCAGAACACCACTCCATGAAAG ATATCCTGACGGAAGATGAGATTTACTGCTGCTCCCTTTCCAAGACGCTGTGCCACACCTCCACGCCAGTCACTGTGGGCTTCTACTCGCCCTGTGGAACCCGCCTCCACTCACTGCTTGATCAAATTGCAG AATGCATGCACAAGGAATCCATCCGGAGAGAGGAAAGTGAGTACCAGAGGACTCATGAGAGGCCCCGGCTGCCAGTAGGATGGAACTACCTCACCCTCCTGTGGTACCTGGTCTTCTACGAACCAGTCATCACAGAGGTCCACCTCAGAAGGAAGAACATAGACTTCATCTTCCTAAGATTCAGCGCCTGGCAATATGCCGGCAGTGACAAGCTGTGGGCTGGGCTGGTCACCACCTTGTGCGACCACATCCGCCACTACTTTGGGCCTCTGCCTCTGAGCTTCTACCATGTGATGGGGAGCAAGCCGCAATTCGCCTCTGGATTCAGTCAGAACGAGTGGAGGGTCAAAAAGAAAGTCGGCTATACAGCCGGAGGACTTGCAGCTGCCTTGGCAGGCGGTGTGGCCCTGGCCACGACTGCATACTTTGTGCCAGGGTTAAGGGATGGCAGTGTCTTGCAGATTCTTGGCACTGCCATCGCTGGTGTTTCTACTTCAGGGGCCCTCCTGACCATTGCTCCAATCATTAAGCACCTGATCATCAGCCAGAAGAAGAAGATAGAGAGTATGACCAATAATGAGAAGTTCTCCAGCCACCTGGGTTTCATGAGCTCAGTGAAGAAAGAAATTGAAATCCTGACCAACTTTGTGTATTACATGGAGATCTTTGAGCGGCGGCGGCTGAGGATCGTTTTTGAGATTACTAGCTTGGACATGTGCTACCCAGAAAGGACAATAGGGGTTCTGAATGCTATCAACACATTGCTTTCAGACATCAACGCCCCGTTCATCTTCATTCTGGTCGTGGACCCTTGCATCATTGCCTCTTGCTTAGAGCATGCCGGCTGCATGAAGGGAATGGCTGACAATGGCTACCTCTACCTCAACCGCACCGTGACGTTGCCTTTCTCCATCCCAGAAATTGGCCTCAGGTCAAAGATGCGGTTTTTGCACGAGGCTTTCCAAAGCCGGGAAGACCTGATGTACAGGATCATCACCAGAAACGTGGAAGAGGGAGTCAAAAAGGCCAAAGGTAATGAAGTGGCCTTGGCAGACATGGAGGCATCAACAGAGGTGGATCAGCACCAGATCGACGCTCAGGCTGTGCAATACATCCATGAAGCTTTCCACTGCTTGCACGACGAGTTAGACAGCCTTTACAAGTACATCCCAGACAGTATTGTCCAGATGAGGAGGATCGTCAACACCATCCCCATCACTATCAGGCTTATGACCCAGCAGCACATCTTAAGGTACACCATCTGTCCCCGGTCAGTGGCGGCCTGGATTGTCTTGGCTAACCAGTGGCCATGCCGTTtgagttggatgctgcagtgCATGGAAGACAGGCTCCAGAACCTGCCAACCCAGGACTACGAGAAGGAGCCGATGTGGCACGTCTTCACGGAGAATTGCAAGGAACTCTTCTCCCAACACGAAGAACTTCATAACTTCATGGCCTTGGACAATGACCCAGAACTCTTCCAGAAGTTCTTGTCTTGCGACTTCCCTTTCAGTGTGCAGGATGGGAGGAAATACCTGAAGCACACAGTCAACTTGGACCACTCCATCAGGCATAAGATGGGGCAGCTGCGGTCACTGTCGTCCCTGGAAAAGGACTACAGCAAAGATGAGGCTAACTCCAGAACGGTGTAA
- the NKPD1 gene encoding NTPase KAP family P-loop domain-containing protein 1 isoform X3, with the protein MGCSNDEITRLHHSDEPPEAGSLYSREGAYFSNAEHHSMKDILTEDEIYCCSLSKTLCHTSTPVTVGFYSPCGTRLHSLLDQIAECMHKESIRREESEYQRTHERPRLPVGWNYLTLLWYLVFYEPVITEVHLRRKNIDFIFLRFSAWQYAGSDKLWAGLVTTLCDHIRHYFGPLPLSFYHVMGSKPQFASGFSQNEWRVKKKVGYTAGGLAAALAGGVALATTAYFVPGLRDGSVLQILGTAIAGVSTSGALLTIAPIIKHLIISQKKKIESMTNNEKFSSHLGFMSSVKKEIEILTNFVYYMEIFERRRLRIVFEITSLDMCYPERTIGVLNAINTLLSDINAPFIFILVVDPCIIASCLEHAGCMKGMADNGYLYLNRTVTLPFSIPEIGLRSKMRFLHEAFQSREDLMYRIITRNVEEGVKKAKGNEVALADMEASTEVDQHQIDAQAVQYIHEAFHCLHDELDSLYKYIPDSIVQMRRIVNTIPITIRLMTQQHILRYTICPRSVAAWIVLANQWPCRLSWMLQCMEDRLQNLPTQDYEKEPMWHVFTENCKELFSQHEELHNFMALDNDPELFQKFLSCDFPFSVQDGRKYLKHTVNLDHSIRHKMGQLRSLSSLEKDYSKDEANSRTV; encoded by the exons ATGGGTTGCTCTAATGATGAGATCACGAGGTTACATCACTCTGACGAGCCTCCTGAAGCGGGGTCCCTGTACTCCAGAGAGGGTGCCTACTTCTCAAATGCAGAACACCACTCCATGAAAG ATATCCTGACGGAAGATGAGATTTACTGCTGCTCCCTTTCCAAGACGCTGTGCCACACCTCCACGCCAGTCACTGTGGGCTTCTACTCGCCCTGTGGAACCCGCCTCCACTCACTGCTTGATCAAATTGCAG AATGCATGCACAAGGAATCCATCCGGAGAGAGGAAAGTGAGTACCAGAGGACTCATGAGAGGCCCCGGCTGCCAGTAGGATGGAACTACCTCACCCTCCTGTGGTACCTGGTCTTCTACGAACCAGTCATCACAGAGGTCCACCTCAGAAGGAAGAACATAGACTTCATCTTCCTAAGATTCAGCGCCTGGCAATATGCCGGCAGTGACAAGCTGTGGGCTGGGCTGGTCACCACCTTGTGCGACCACATCCGCCACTACTTTGGGCCTCTGCCTCTGAGCTTCTACCATGTGATGGGGAGCAAGCCGCAATTCGCCTCTGGATTCAGTCAGAACGAGTGGAGGGTCAAAAAGAAAGTCGGCTATACAGCCGGAGGACTTGCAGCTGCCTTGGCAGGCGGTGTGGCCCTGGCCACGACTGCATACTTTGTGCCAGGGTTAAGGGATGGCAGTGTCTTGCAGATTCTTGGCACTGCCATCGCTGGTGTTTCTACTTCAGGGGCCCTCCTGACCATTGCTCCAATCATTAAGCACCTGATCATCAGCCAGAAGAAGAAGATAGAGAGTATGACCAATAATGAGAAGTTCTCCAGCCACCTGGGTTTCATGAGCTCAGTGAAGAAAGAAATTGAAATCCTGACCAACTTTGTGTATTACATGGAGATCTTTGAGCGGCGGCGGCTGAGGATCGTTTTTGAGATTACTAGCTTGGACATGTGCTACCCAGAAAGGACAATAGGGGTTCTGAATGCTATCAACACATTGCTTTCAGACATCAACGCCCCGTTCATCTTCATTCTGGTCGTGGACCCTTGCATCATTGCCTCTTGCTTAGAGCATGCCGGCTGCATGAAGGGAATGGCTGACAATGGCTACCTCTACCTCAACCGCACCGTGACGTTGCCTTTCTCCATCCCAGAAATTGGCCTCAGGTCAAAGATGCGGTTTTTGCACGAGGCTTTCCAAAGCCGGGAAGACCTGATGTACAGGATCATCACCAGAAACGTGGAAGAGGGAGTCAAAAAGGCCAAAGGTAATGAAGTGGCCTTGGCAGACATGGAGGCATCAACAGAGGTGGATCAGCACCAGATCGACGCTCAGGCTGTGCAATACATCCATGAAGCTTTCCACTGCTTGCACGACGAGTTAGACAGCCTTTACAAGTACATCCCAGACAGTATTGTCCAGATGAGGAGGATCGTCAACACCATCCCCATCACTATCAGGCTTATGACCCAGCAGCACATCTTAAGGTACACCATCTGTCCCCGGTCAGTGGCGGCCTGGATTGTCTTGGCTAACCAGTGGCCATGCCGTTtgagttggatgctgcagtgCATGGAAGACAGGCTCCAGAACCTGCCAACCCAGGACTACGAGAAGGAGCCGATGTGGCACGTCTTCACGGAGAATTGCAAGGAACTCTTCTCCCAACACGAAGAACTTCATAACTTCATGGCCTTGGACAATGACCCAGAACTCTTCCAGAAGTTCTTGTCTTGCGACTTCCCTTTCAGTGTGCAGGATGGGAGGAAATACCTGAAGCACACAGTCAACTTGGACCACTCCATCAGGCATAAGATGGGGCAGCTGCGGTCACTGTCGTCCCTGGAAAAGGACTACAGCAAAGATGAGGCTAACTCCAGAACGGTGTAA
- the NKPD1 gene encoding NTPase KAP family P-loop domain-containing protein 1 isoform X4, with product MHKESIRREESEYQRTHERPRLPVGWNYLTLLWYLVFYEPVITEVHLRRKNIDFIFLRFSAWQYAGSDKLWAGLVTTLCDHIRHYFGPLPLSFYHVMGSKPQFASGFSQNEWRVKKKVGYTAGGLAAALAGGVALATTAYFVPGLRDGSVLQILGTAIAGVSTSGALLTIAPIIKHLIISQKKKIESMTNNEKFSSHLGFMSSVKKEIEILTNFVYYMEIFERRRLRIVFEITSLDMCYPERTIGVLNAINTLLSDINAPFIFILVVDPCIIASCLEHAGCMKGMADNGYLYLNRTVTLPFSIPEIGLRSKMRFLHEAFQSREDLMYRIITRNVEEGVKKAKGNEVALADMEASTEVDQHQIDAQAVQYIHEAFHCLHDELDSLYKYIPDSIVQMRRIVNTIPITIRLMTQQHILRYTICPRSVAAWIVLANQWPCRLSWMLQCMEDRLQNLPTQDYEKEPMWHVFTENCKELFSQHEELHNFMALDNDPELFQKFLSCDFPFSVQDGRKYLKHTVNLDHSIRHKMGQLRSLSSLEKDYSKDEANSRTV from the coding sequence ATGCACAAGGAATCCATCCGGAGAGAGGAAAGTGAGTACCAGAGGACTCATGAGAGGCCCCGGCTGCCAGTAGGATGGAACTACCTCACCCTCCTGTGGTACCTGGTCTTCTACGAACCAGTCATCACAGAGGTCCACCTCAGAAGGAAGAACATAGACTTCATCTTCCTAAGATTCAGCGCCTGGCAATATGCCGGCAGTGACAAGCTGTGGGCTGGGCTGGTCACCACCTTGTGCGACCACATCCGCCACTACTTTGGGCCTCTGCCTCTGAGCTTCTACCATGTGATGGGGAGCAAGCCGCAATTCGCCTCTGGATTCAGTCAGAACGAGTGGAGGGTCAAAAAGAAAGTCGGCTATACAGCCGGAGGACTTGCAGCTGCCTTGGCAGGCGGTGTGGCCCTGGCCACGACTGCATACTTTGTGCCAGGGTTAAGGGATGGCAGTGTCTTGCAGATTCTTGGCACTGCCATCGCTGGTGTTTCTACTTCAGGGGCCCTCCTGACCATTGCTCCAATCATTAAGCACCTGATCATCAGCCAGAAGAAGAAGATAGAGAGTATGACCAATAATGAGAAGTTCTCCAGCCACCTGGGTTTCATGAGCTCAGTGAAGAAAGAAATTGAAATCCTGACCAACTTTGTGTATTACATGGAGATCTTTGAGCGGCGGCGGCTGAGGATCGTTTTTGAGATTACTAGCTTGGACATGTGCTACCCAGAAAGGACAATAGGGGTTCTGAATGCTATCAACACATTGCTTTCAGACATCAACGCCCCGTTCATCTTCATTCTGGTCGTGGACCCTTGCATCATTGCCTCTTGCTTAGAGCATGCCGGCTGCATGAAGGGAATGGCTGACAATGGCTACCTCTACCTCAACCGCACCGTGACGTTGCCTTTCTCCATCCCAGAAATTGGCCTCAGGTCAAAGATGCGGTTTTTGCACGAGGCTTTCCAAAGCCGGGAAGACCTGATGTACAGGATCATCACCAGAAACGTGGAAGAGGGAGTCAAAAAGGCCAAAGGTAATGAAGTGGCCTTGGCAGACATGGAGGCATCAACAGAGGTGGATCAGCACCAGATCGACGCTCAGGCTGTGCAATACATCCATGAAGCTTTCCACTGCTTGCACGACGAGTTAGACAGCCTTTACAAGTACATCCCAGACAGTATTGTCCAGATGAGGAGGATCGTCAACACCATCCCCATCACTATCAGGCTTATGACCCAGCAGCACATCTTAAGGTACACCATCTGTCCCCGGTCAGTGGCGGCCTGGATTGTCTTGGCTAACCAGTGGCCATGCCGTTtgagttggatgctgcagtgCATGGAAGACAGGCTCCAGAACCTGCCAACCCAGGACTACGAGAAGGAGCCGATGTGGCACGTCTTCACGGAGAATTGCAAGGAACTCTTCTCCCAACACGAAGAACTTCATAACTTCATGGCCTTGGACAATGACCCAGAACTCTTCCAGAAGTTCTTGTCTTGCGACTTCCCTTTCAGTGTGCAGGATGGGAGGAAATACCTGAAGCACACAGTCAACTTGGACCACTCCATCAGGCATAAGATGGGGCAGCTGCGGTCACTGTCGTCCCTGGAAAAGGACTACAGCAAAGATGAGGCTAACTCCAGAACGGTGTAA